The Gemmatimonadota bacterium genomic interval CACGGTCTGACCGAGCAGGGCATCGGCACTTCGGTTCACTTCATTCCACTACACGTGCAACCGTACTACCGAGAAAAGTACGGACTGACGACGGAGGATTTTCCAGTGGCGCATGACGCCTTCGAGCGCCTGGTGACCATTCCCTTGCATCCGGGGCTGAGCGACGAGGACGGAGAACGAATCGTGGACGCGATCCGCGGCACAATATGCCAAAGGAAGTGACGTGATAGGTGTGACGACTCCGCTCGGCCGTGCCGTGAAGCGCGCTCTGGACATGGCGTTGTCGCTCGCAGGGCTCGTCGTGCTTCTGCCGGTAACGCTGCTCGTGGCGGTCGCGGTGAAGCTGGACGGGCCCGGTCCGGTCTTCTTTCGGCAGGAGCGCGTCGGGCGGGGTGGGGAGATTTTCCGGATCTGGAAGTTCCGCACGATGGAGCTCGCTGTCGAATGCGAAGGTCCCTCGATCACGGTGGCGGGCGATAAGCGCGTAACACGCGTTGGCCGGTGGCTGCGCAAGTGGAAGCTCGACGAGCTACCCCAGCTCATGAACGTGTTCGCGGGCAGTATGAGCTTGGTTGGGCCGAGACCGGAAGTCCCACGATTCGTAGCGTTGTATGACGAGGATCAGCGTGCCGTCCTGGCCTTTCGGCCGGGCATCACGGATCCGGCAACACTGGCCTACCTTGACGAGGAGGACATTTTGGACGGTGTGGCCGACTGGGAGTCGTACTACGAATCCACCGTGATACCGGACAAGATCGCCGCGAATCTGCAGTACATGTCGAGGGCAACGATAACGTCGGACCTGGCCATCCTCGTGCGCACAGTGCTGAGGATACTGCATTCACCCGAGGGGGAGGATGACTGGCTTCCCTCCAGCCAGGTCCAGCTTCAGGAAGAGTCTCGCCGCTAGGAGCCCATGAGATCCCTCTTCGCCCTCCTGCTGGCCACACTCTTCGTGGTCGGAGGGCTCGTGCGCAGTCAGACGACCGTCATGGAGGTGTACCTGCAGGCGTTCGTGGTTGCGACGCTGGTTCTGTTCGCGCTCTACATCGGCTTGGTGAGCGGGTCTCACGTGCGCTCTGCGACGCAGACGATGCCACGCATCGTAAAGTTCACAGGGATCGTGTGGGCAGTCACGGCAGGGGTCGTCGCTTACGGCATGCTGTTGTCCGTGGAAGGTGGTTGGGACAACCGCACGGCCATCGCGCTCGCGTCTCGCAACACGCCCCTTGCGCTGCTGCCGGTCTTTGCGTTCACGCTGCGGCGCGAGCGTGAGTGGCGCGTGGCGATGTGGTTCTTCGTGGGCATCGGCGTGGTATCGGCGCTCGTGGACTTGTCGTCCGTCGACGCGTTCGATA includes:
- a CDS encoding sugar transferase, coding for MALSLAGLVVLLPVTLLVAVAVKLDGPGPVFFRQERVGRGGEIFRIWKFRTMELAVECEGPSITVAGDKRVTRVGRWLRKWKLDELPQLMNVFAGSMSLVGPRPEVPRFVALYDEDQRAVLAFRPGITDPATLAYLDEEDILDGVADWESYYESTVIPDKIAANLQYMSRATITSDLAILVRTVLRILHSPEGEDDWLPSSQVQLQEESRR